The proteins below come from a single Thermomicrobiales bacterium genomic window:
- a CDS encoding N-acetylmuramoyl-L-alanine amidase, whose protein sequence is MAEEWFEDELPWLGPPPQLPPRREQPQPTPPARRTPPPARRRPVSAQAAATASAALPRMQLPEWTPDLAVPPYARIQQRRYGEVVALKWAGVLLILVAALTALALIVRDIRAGGEVTPVPTAQLVIPAASELGGGSAASEIVANPLFVGKVICLDAAHGGSDRGFKRTGDASAPAMDEALYTAAYTRELADRLTAMGFTVVTTRDGDTVRNEQFQDVNRDGLTRENATTDADAAHNALIDEMQARIDFCNDEEANLLISLHFDGSSNGSDSGFSTWYAEGRADSMESQRLAQLINQEIGADLAAAGYVIPDLGVIPESTAALRGNQMLYDSLFMITGNRNGMKDPSRMPGVVADLLTISNSSDAQVLVSDAGRAAMVTAMADAIGRYFSEQPAG, encoded by the coding sequence ATGGCCGAAGAATGGTTCGAGGACGAGCTTCCCTGGCTTGGTCCTCCCCCGCAGTTGCCCCCGCGACGGGAGCAGCCACAACCGACACCTCCGGCACGCCGCACTCCGCCACCGGCGCGGCGACGGCCCGTTTCGGCGCAGGCAGCGGCTACCGCGTCCGCGGCGTTGCCGCGGATGCAACTGCCAGAGTGGACGCCGGATCTCGCAGTTCCACCCTACGCGCGTATTCAGCAACGACGCTACGGCGAAGTGGTTGCGCTGAAATGGGCCGGTGTGTTGCTGATCCTGGTCGCGGCCTTGACGGCCCTGGCGTTGATCGTGCGCGACATTCGCGCTGGCGGGGAAGTAACGCCGGTGCCGACCGCGCAGCTGGTCATCCCAGCCGCGTCTGAGCTGGGTGGCGGCAGCGCGGCGTCCGAGATCGTCGCGAACCCGCTCTTTGTCGGCAAAGTCATTTGCCTCGATGCCGCGCATGGCGGAAGCGATCGCGGATTCAAGCGTACGGGCGATGCCAGCGCTCCTGCGATGGACGAGGCGCTGTATACCGCCGCATATACCCGTGAACTGGCCGATCGACTGACCGCGATGGGATTCACGGTCGTGACCACCCGGGATGGCGACACCGTGCGCAATGAGCAGTTTCAGGATGTCAACCGCGACGGTCTCACGCGAGAAAACGCGACCACCGATGCCGATGCCGCACACAACGCCCTGATCGACGAGATGCAGGCGCGAATCGATTTCTGCAACGACGAAGAGGCCAATCTGCTGATCTCGCTCCATTTCGACGGGTCGAGCAACGGGAGCGATTCCGGATTCTCCACCTGGTATGCCGAAGGGCGCGCCGACAGCATGGAGAGTCAGCGGCTCGCGCAATTGATCAACCAGGAGATCGGCGCCGATCTGGCTGCCGCCGGGTATGTCATTCCCGATCTGGGCGTCATTCCGGAATCGACGGCGGCGCTGCGAGGGAATCAGATGCTGTATGACTCCCTCTTCATGATTACCGGGAACCGCAACGGTATGAAGGACCCGAGCCGCATGCCCGGCGTGGTCGCTGATCTCTTGACCATCTCGAATTCCTCCGACGCGCAGGTGCTGGTCAGCGATGCCGGCCGCGCGGCCATGGTCACCGCGATGGCCGATGCCATTGGCCGCTATTTCAGCGAACAACCAGCAGGGTAG
- a CDS encoding CapA family protein, producing the protein MHGSGSISAQTVAGLPAGMALVTSPRLPLFGIGSGDVDRLLSGQVADWRALGSAVSLPVEVYALSSATPAANGSAVADYEALVAEFGTHPGAVALVPVDQVDYRANVLAVDGFDPLRSSDGVIRVGVVGDIVPGRNVNNKMVAFGDYTHPFHKVAAELSGYDVMVATLEGNLSSSILPPEDAHTFSFVSSPEMVEGFAMAGIDAVTLANNHSMWNSEGWGAQALLDTMAALEQGGIPYFGAGNNLAEARAPWVADVGGTTIAFLGIDGVTANEEARDFGATVYMSELGGSGYAGATDSTPGTNPYITEQFLADIEAAAGQYDYVIPYFHMGIEYFPVPPAWAREGAKAAIEAGATMVVTNHPHVIQGLQSHQGKPIFYSVGNFIFDQMFSVEVREGSILEIVLRDGKVVGLRARGVEIEDFNQPRLMTAGEHASQMDRFWQNTDRIAAAEAG; encoded by the coding sequence ATGCACGGGAGCGGATCGATTTCTGCCCAGACGGTGGCCGGGCTGCCAGCGGGAATGGCGCTAGTCACCTCGCCCCGGTTGCCGCTTTTTGGGATTGGCAGTGGAGACGTCGATCGGCTGCTGTCGGGCCAGGTTGCCGATTGGCGGGCGCTTGGCTCAGCCGTTTCCTTGCCGGTCGAGGTTTACGCGCTCTCCAGCGCGACTCCGGCCGCGAATGGGAGCGCCGTTGCCGACTACGAGGCCCTGGTGGCCGAGTTCGGCACGCATCCGGGTGCGGTTGCGCTCGTGCCAGTCGACCAGGTCGACTATCGCGCCAATGTGCTGGCGGTCGATGGGTTCGACCCGCTGCGCAGCAGTGACGGTGTGATCCGGGTCGGTGTGGTGGGCGATATCGTTCCTGGGCGCAATGTCAACAACAAGATGGTCGCGTTCGGTGACTACACGCATCCCTTCCACAAGGTTGCCGCCGAGCTGAGCGGATACGATGTCATGGTCGCGACTCTCGAAGGCAATCTTTCCAGCTCGATCCTACCGCCGGAGGATGCACATACCTTTTCGTTCGTCTCCAGCCCGGAGATGGTGGAAGGGTTCGCCATGGCCGGGATCGACGCGGTCACCCTTGCCAACAACCACTCGATGTGGAACAGCGAAGGCTGGGGCGCGCAGGCATTGCTGGACACGATGGCCGCGCTCGAGCAGGGGGGTATTCCCTACTTCGGCGCGGGCAACAATCTGGCCGAGGCGCGGGCGCCCTGGGTGGCCGATGTTGGCGGGACAACGATTGCGTTCCTCGGGATCGACGGTGTCACCGCCAACGAGGAGGCGCGCGATTTTGGCGCGACCGTCTACATGAGTGAGCTCGGAGGTTCCGGCTATGCCGGCGCTACCGACTCTACGCCGGGCACCAACCCGTATATCACCGAGCAGTTCCTGGCGGACATCGAGGCGGCCGCGGGTCAGTACGACTATGTCATTCCGTACTTCCACATGGGAATCGAATACTTCCCGGTGCCACCTGCCTGGGCGCGTGAAGGCGCGAAAGCCGCGATCGAGGCGGGCGCCACTATGGTGGTCACCAATCATCCGCATGTGATCCAGGGGTTGCAGAGCCATCAGGGCAAACCGATCTTCTATTCGGTCGGCAACTTCATCTTCGACCAGATGTTCTCGGTCGAGGTGCGGGAAGGCAGCATTCTGGAAATCGTGCTGCGGGATGGCAAGGTGGTCGGGCTGCGAGCGCGCGGAGTCGAGATCGAGGATTTCAACCAGCCGCGGCTCATGACCGCAGGGGAGCACGCCTCGCAGATGGATCGGTTTTGGCAAAACACCGACCGCATTGCCGCGGCGGAAGCGGGATAG
- a CDS encoding cupin domain-containing protein gives MTSVVVPSSDLPLLISPARGPIAGRHLFEGSAFGLDSLTVVVGESPPGQGVSLHSHDCDELILVHVGRGTYTVGETTIEAGSGDLVVIPAGVPHRWVNQTEEPLVHTAIFPTATFALEYPTDK, from the coding sequence ATGACATCCGTGGTCGTCCCGTCCTCAGATCTTCCGCTTCTGATTTCCCCTGCCAGGGGGCCGATCGCAGGGCGCCATCTCTTCGAAGGCAGTGCGTTTGGGCTAGATAGCCTGACGGTGGTCGTTGGTGAGTCGCCTCCAGGACAGGGCGTGTCACTGCACAGTCACGACTGTGACGAGCTGATTCTCGTTCACGTTGGGCGGGGAACATACACCGTCGGGGAAACGACCATCGAGGCGGGAAGCGGTGATCTGGTCGTAATTCCCGCCGGGGTGCCCCATCGCTGGGTCAATCAGACGGAAGAACCGTTGGTGCATACCGCCATTTTCCCGACGGCCACGTTTGCCCTGGAGTACCCCACTGACAAGTGA